Proteins encoded together in one Meles meles chromosome 7, mMelMel3.1 paternal haplotype, whole genome shotgun sequence window:
- the LOC123946236 gene encoding apolipoprotein L3-like isoform X1, with amino-acid sequence MTSGARGLSPESERFLEVVIETFWNIVTRERLYLLLSDHESWERFVAEATLSREEAEVLREGLNELQRTMDLEAEEHLARKRFLNMFPELKLKIEKHIRKLKQLADEVDRVHRGCTIANVASGSAGAASRVLSILGLVLAPYAAVPCLAASAFATALGAASSVTGLCTSIVENFREFSAIYEANHPISSDTDEVEVFLRFLYRHIDSNLSLITELHRHPNDLAHRVNVIRAARGNPELAVQAQLFTRGLPVSGRTARRVQNTFQGTALAMTRGARITGGVFSVFSFASDVYDLVRHSRHLQEGAKAESAEVMRQRAQELESKLEKLTEFYERLRESPLP; translated from the exons ATGACCTCGGGAGCCCGTGGGCTCAGCCCAG agAGTGAACGTTTTCTTGAGGTGGTCATTGAGACTTTCTGGAACATAGTGACGCGTGAGCGACTATACCTACTGCTGAGTGACCATGAATCCTGGGAGAGATTTGTGGCTGAGGCCACTTTGTCCAG GGAGGAGGCAGAAGTCCTACGTGAAGGTCTGAACGAGCTGCAAAGAACCATGGATCTGGAGGCTGAAGAGCACCTGGCTAGGAAGAGGTTTCTGAACATGTTTCCCGAGTTGAAACTCAAGATTGAGAAGCACATAAGAAAGCTCAAACAGCTCGCAGATGAGGTGGACAGGGTACACAGGGGCTGCACCATCGCCAACGTAGCATCCGGCTCTGCTGGGGCAGCGTCCCGTGTCCTGAGCATCCTCGGTCTTGTTCTGGCGCCTTATGCAGCAGTGCCCTGTCTGGCAGCGTCAGCGTTTGCAACCGCGCTGGGAGCAGCATCGTCTGTGACCGGATTGTGCACCAGCATTGTGGAAAATTTCAGAGAGTTTTCCGCCATCTACGAAGCGAATCACCCGATATCAAGTGATACTGATGAAGTCGAGGTATTTCTAAGGTTTCTGTATCGCCACATAGACTCTAATCTTTCCTTAATAACTGAGTTACATAGACACCCAAATGACCTTGCACATAGAGTTAATGTCATCAGGGCAGCCAGGGGGAACCCTGAGCTGGCTGTCCAGGCCCAGCTGTTCACAAGAGGTTTGCCTGTCTCAGGTCGAACTGCCAGGCGGGTGCAGAACACTTTTCAAGGCACTGCTCTGGCAATGACCAGAGGAGCCCGGATCACTGGTGGGgttttctcagttttctcttttgcatCAGATGTGTATGATCTTGTGAGACACTCAAGGCACTTGCAAGAGGGAGCAAAGGCAGAGTCCGCTGAAGTCATGAGGCAGCGAGCCCAGGAGCTGGAGAGCAAGTTGGAGAAGCTCACCGAGTTCTATGAACGTCTGAGGGAGAGCCCGCTTCCGTGA